A single window of Neospora caninum Liverpool complete genome, chromosome XII DNA harbors:
- a CDS encoding GL15789, related has translation MAPDKKRAGDADATSTKKGKPPAKPAPEDLEIQMKKQLLQELKTLKAECEGEARLFHEISSEKEQLSHLWVMEQSAAEERHDLLRKKKDEIVDEVESFGMELKLCKLRIKQLLAEQSEEQTQLKIDAEAALKLREDVHSMVQSQNAKTSQAIKRYYGDITSSNLELIKRLKKEHADLKQAETREGKRMADLIAKNRGLVEPLRKTTQETEKLQHELRLYEIDKAKLAEAKQKLAEQAATLARLEQQAEILEQQSETLKKTKTEFQQRYQRTVYGLQQKAGLKTMILERKLKALEEAEEVAQAQVEELRYRQHIESSDLVPLSKGADELLKAKDALADELRDDIKTLKDLHDMAVEQYASCMASTGVPVDDLQFVPIRYS, from the exons ATGGCGCCAGATAAAaaacgcgcaggcgacgcagatgCAACCAGCACTAAAAAGGGAAAGCCACCTGCGAAGCCTGCCCCCGAGGATCTGGAGATTCAGATGAAAAAGCAGCTCTTGCAAGAG CTGAAAACACTGAAGGCAGAATGTGAAGGCGAGGCAAGACTCTTCCATGAGATTTCGTCAGAGAAAGAACAACTGAGCCACCTCTGGGTGATGGAACAGAGTGCGGCTGAG GAAAGACACGATCTTTtacggaagaagaaagacgaaatcGTCGATGAAGTCGAATCATTCGGGATGGAGTTGAAGCTGTGCAAGCTGCGCATCAAGCAGCTGCTAGCGGAACAAAGCGAGGAACAGACACAGTTAAAGATCGACGCCGAGGCTGCTCTGAAGCTTCGAGAGGACGTCCACAG CATGGTGCAGTCCCAGAACGCAAAAACCTCCCAGGCAATAAAACGTTACTACGGAGATATCACGTCTTCCAACCTTGAGCTAATCAAACGCCTCAAG AAAGAGCATGCGGATCTTAAACaagcggagacacgagaggggaaacgcatGGCCGACTTAATTGCAAAGAATCGGGGTCTTGTGG AGCCGCTCCGGAAAACGACacaggagacggaaaagctGCAACATGAACTCCGGTTGTACGAGATCGACAAAGCCAAACTTGCTGAAGCAAAGCAGAAATTGGCCGAACAGGCAGCAACTCTTGCTAGGCTGGAACAGCAAGCAGAGATCTTGGAGCAGCAATCCGAGACgctgaaaaaaacaaaaaccGAGTTTCAGCAGCGGTATCAGAGAACAGTTTACGGCCTTCAACAGAAGGCCGGCTTGAAG ACTATGATTCTCGAAAGAAAGCTCAAGGCTctggaggaggcagaggaagtCGCCCAGGCCCAG GTTGAAGAGCTGCGGTATCGTCAACATATCGAAAGCTCGGATTTGGTCCCCCTGTCCAAAGGAGCCGATGAACTACTTAAAGCCAAAGACGCGCTAGCTGACGAACTACGGGACGACATAAAAACCTTGAAG GATCTCCACGACATGGCCGTCGAGCAGTACGCGAGCTGCATGGCCTCCACTGGAGTCCCAGTCGACGATTTACAATTCGTGCCAATCAGATACTCGTGA
- a CDS encoding putative internalin produces MESKTYANLLFPELATFDNGDALLDSSDEDKDKERPLGESTVQKLIGDERHEEVEILVARGQKLTTLDTAKGACNWQAFKALSSLSLSHNMITDITPLLVLAPTLTDVNLSFNRITDLSPIFSCKALRRLWAAHNFVRCITGVRNCQRLEILSLFQNCLRGPFSSLANEISHLPCLLELDLDANPFISSAASADGEPTDGEGEPPGGTSCGPEKEDRRNHFAQEGARNGSRSSSAVSSSLQDSKDKLDLLLQCCPTLCRLDGVPVSRLKILTQEKSSDTKALACSSKRRREQEEASDHGYRYASSRSPRHGLSPGSPAKCPRLEAQTPEARESLATHVASRRARFASREAASPADSLRAEPGDESDTAEEFFGSGPDEHLAWEEVPQEAEQPSLASLKRTVKLLKQENQNMYGLMEENARLRMELRLGPTRFLKACARRNVQLFSQSLAARPPTPTPASTATALLPQDARPYHLPLETSNRTAEARSVSPSVAEGESRPPHLPRCRGREPYIRSRDGGEQETEKGDAEPSEYPVDEGESEQIVREREEDAQEQREAMEAETDMLRWENGVLRKRLERLVAYVELLRQDLDASRRTRPASYPEQNQDSSAFRGASNNARHASNASSLVGMSERGSSACASSPFSRPRVAPHLRGFEARSTEETTAAPLTEDDECPSPSTLFALLADPPATKAVALASKASLALARTAAEDASRESETQRDCGHSACLPQPTKVRHVPSEGKEREGKMTAFQRERSENANTELSLRARRGDAEDGDTEQGEGGRKECEKREDNESGAVGEKSADADLEALLKRNEENLKALRQDLRETEKILSRPASAASTGVPLRSRHRSSAPSSSAAVPGTPPRQPASASPSAPSLPRLPTSQGAKKSAKLDKAASLSSLSSFSSLPSHSSLSFAPLASPLSARPLQTESGEAARAGLSMRLSRRLCPPASGAEKESDRGEQKGEKKGEKKAVLPSRSSTVLSSAGSRLLKNVSGSFSDPPQSRPPSLPGVRKASPAPSVSTDRKSESPLKSLPRGEKERARISPGSTSLNSLSSKYEQPHASDQKRAAASVAAYDSRASHSSVSSLVSKRPSVSGNANCGVGRRLCSPSRAVERRAEEKREEKGKLCR; encoded by the exons ATGGAGAGTAAAACGTACGCGAATCTGCTCTTTCCTGAGTTAGCCACTTTCGACAACGGGGACGCACTCCTGGACTCATCggacgaagacaaagacaaGGAGCGGCCCCTTGGGGAGTCAACAGTTCAGAAACTGATAGGGGACGAAAGGCATGAGGAAGTTGAAATTCTCGTTGCGCGTGGGCAGAAACTCACCACCCTAGACACGGCAAAAGGCGCTTGTAACTGGCAGGCCTTCAAAGCGCTGtcatctctctcgctttctcacAACATGATAACGGACATCACGCCTCTTCTGGTCCTGGCGCCAACACTGACAGATGTCAACCTTTCCTTCAACAGAATTACGGATCTCTCGCCTATCTTTTCCTGCAAggctctccgccgtctctgggCCGCGCACAATTTCGTTCGTTGCATTACGGGAGTTCGGAATTGTCAACGTCTCGAAATTTTGAGTCTGTTCCAGAACTGTCTTCGCGggccgttctcttctctcgcgaacGAAATCTCTcatcttccctgtctcctcgaaCTTGACCTGGACGCGAATCCGTTCATCTCCTCGGCTGCATCAGCCGACGGCGAGCCTACTGATGGAGAAGGGGAACCCCCTGGAGGGACAAGTTGCGgtccagaaaaagaagaccgACGAAACCACTTTGCACAGGAAGGCGCAAGGAATGGatcccgttcttcttccgctgtctcctcctcgctccaAGACTCAAAGGACAAGCTTGATCTGCTGCTGCAGTGTTGCCCCACACTCTGCCGGCTTGACGGCGtccccgtttctcgcctcaaGATCCTCACGCAGGAAAAAAGTTCCGATACCAAAGCCCTTGCCTGTAGTTCCaaacgacgaagagagcaagaggagGCCTCTGATCACGGATATCGGTATGCCTCGTCGCGATCGCCTCGTCACGGTCTTTCGCCGGGCAGCCCCGCAAAATGCCCCCGCCTTGAGGCGCAGACCCCAGAGGCTCGGGAGTCCCTCGCCACTcacgtcgcctctcgccgagcgcgtttcgcctctcgagaAGCAGCCAGTCCCGCCGACAGCTTACGAGCCGAACCCGGGGATGAGAGCGACACAGCAGAGGAGTTTTTCGGAAGTGGACCCGATGAACACCTCGCTTGGGAGGAGGTCCCCCAGGAGGCCGAGCAACCGAGCCTAGCGTCGCTCAAAAGAACTGTGAAGCTGCTGAAACAAGAAAACCAAAACATGTACGGGCTGAtggaagagaacgcgcgcCTGCGCATGGAGCTTCGCTTAGGTCCCACCAGATTCCTCAAGGcctgcgcgagaagaaacgtgcAGCTGTTCTCCCAAAGTCTCGCCG CGCGCCCTCCTACCCCCACGCCCGCAAGCACTGCGACGGCTCTGCTGCCTCAGGACGCGCGTCCGTACCACCTGCCGCTTGAGACCAGCAACCGAACTGCCGAAgcgcgctctgtctctccctctgtggcAGAAGGGGAATCTCGACCGCCGCATCTGCCGAGAtgcagagggcgagaaccTTATAtccgaagcagagacggcggtgagcaagagacagagaagggagacgcagagccgAGCGAGTATCCAgtggacgaaggcgaaagcgagcagatcgtgcgagagagagaagaggacgccCAAGAGCAACGAGAAGCTATGGAAGCAGAAACAGACATGTTGCGATGGGAAAACGGCGTCCTAAGGAAGCGGCTCGAACGTCTTGTCGCTTATGTGGAACTCCTCAGACAGGACTTGGATGCTTCGAGACGGACAAGG CCTGCGTCCTACCCAGAGCAGAACCAAGACTCCTCCGCTTTCCGTGGAGCCTCCAACAACGCCCGGCACGCTTCCaacgcttcttctctcgtcggGATGTCAGAAAGAGGCTCGTCTGcttgcgcctcttcgcctttctcgcgcccGCGTGTTGCCCCGCATCTTCGCGGTTTTGAGGCTCGATCGACCGAAGAGACGACGGCGGCCCCGCTGACCGAAGACGACGAATGTCCTTCGCCGTCCACGCTCTTTGCTCTCCTGGCCGATCCTCCCGCGACCAAGGCCGTCGCGCTGGCTTCGAAGGCTTCCCTCGCCTTGGCGAGAACTGCGGCGGAGGACGCGTCtcgcgaaagcgagacacaaCGAGACTGCGGGCAcagcgcctgtctcccaCAGCCGACGAAAGTGAGACACGTCCCGAGTgaagggaaagagcgagagggcaAGATGACAGCCTTCcagcgggagaggagcgaaaacgcAAACACAGAACTGAGCCTGCGAGCACGGCGCGGTGACGCAGAAGATGGCGACACAGAAcaaggcgaaggagggagaaaagagtgtgagaaaagagaagataATGAGAGCGGGGCtgtcggagagaagagcgccgaCGCAGACCTTGAGGCCTTGCTCaagcgaaacgaagaaaaccTGAAG GCTCTGCGCCAGGACctccgagagacagaaaaaataCTTTCGCGACCGGCTTCCGCCGCGTCGACAGGCGTCCCTCTTCGGTCTCGCCACCGCTCTTCTGCCCCGTCGTCATCTGCTGCTGTGCCGGGCACGCCGCCTCGTCAGCCAGCATCTGCGTCTCCATCTGCGccttccctgcctcgcctcccaACGTCTCAGGGTGCAAAGAAATCCGCTAAGCTCGACAaagctgcctctctctcttccctatcttcgttctcttctctcccctcccactcttctctttcttttgctCCGCTTGCGTCGCCGCTGTCAGCTCGGCCTCTGCAGACTGAGagtggcgaggcggcgcgcgcagGCCTCTCAATGCGCCTGTCGAGGCGTCTGTGTCCACCAGCCTCGGGCGCCGAGAAAGAGTCAGACAGGGGAGagcaaaagggagagaagaagggagagaagaaggcagttCTTCCTTCCCGCTCGTCGACCGTGCTCTCTTCAGCCGGGAGTCGCCTCCTGAAGAACGTTTCCGGCAGCTTCTCAGACCCGCCTCAGTCGCGCCCGCCGAGCCTACCAGGTGTCCGAAAAGCGTCTCCTGCTCCGAGTGTCTCCACCGATCGGAAGAGCGAAAGTCCTCTTAAAAGCTtgccgagaggcgagaaagagagagcgcggatCTCACCAGGTTCCACCTCTCTCAACTCGCTCAGCAGCAAATATGAACAACCACACGCCTCGGACCAGAAGAGAGCCGCCGCGTCTGTGGCAGCCTACGATTCGCGTGCCTCTCACTCTTCagtttcctcgctcgtctcgaAGAGaccctctgtctccggaaACGCAAACTGTGGGGTTGGCAGAAGGCTTTGCAGTCCCTCGCGCGCAGTGGAGCggcgcgcagaagagaagcgggaagagaaggggaagctGTGCAGATAA
- a CDS encoding putative dimethyladenosine transferase: protein MAWRNTKTGKARSGPFSRPVATVATANRQPPKRAGNAVNNVPLPPTMGLPLQKKFGQHLLKNQAVLDKIVQAADIRSSDTVLEIGPGTGNLTMRLLPVAREVVALDVDARMVSEVKKRAISNGFMNLVVRHGDALRSDLGTFDAQQPPLQERDTSTVTRCAVLMFQKEFGERLMAQPGDKNYCRLAANVSLFCTVQRVCKVEAKHFTPPPKVDSVVVKVVPRPNLLDVDFKEWDGLMRICFGRKNRTLHALFRRSSILSMLEANYKTWCTLNNCAPTSQPFRDFCLGVLSETGLGERRSVTIDIDTYFSLLLAFNKKGIHFVNVANLPAGSAGKAAGSGSAENSMAGIDEFFFYDEEKDKGDDDEDM, encoded by the exons ATGGCGTGGCGCAACACCAAGACGGGGAAAGCCCGCAGTGGGCCGTTCAGTCGTCCTGTGGCCACCGTGGCGACAGCAAATCGACAACCTCCGAAACGCGCAGGAAACGCAGTGAACAACGTGCCTCTGCCTCCTACGATGGGGTTGCCCCTGCAGAAGAAGTTTGGACAGCATCTGTTGAAGAATCAGGCAGTCCTTGACAAAATCGTTCAAGCGGCAGACATTCGGTCGTCCGACACCGTTCTTGAAATTGGACCTG GTACGGGAAATCTGACAATGCGTCTCTTGCCCGTGGCTCGCGAGGTTGTCGCTCTGGATGTTGACGCACGCATGGTTAGCGaagtgaagaaaagagcgatCAGCAATGGCTTCATGAATCTCGTCGTCCGGCACGGGGATGCTCTTCGTTCTGACTTGGGCACCTTCGAC GCGCAGCAACCGCCCCtccaggaaagagacacttCAACTGTGACAAG ATGCGCCGTTCTGATGTTCCAGAAGGAGTTCGGCGAGCGGCTCATGGCACAACCCGGAGACAAGAACTACTGCCGGCTCGCGGCGAATGTTAGTCTCTTCTGTACTGTCCAGCGCGTGTGCAAAGTGGAGGCAAAACATTTCACGCCGCCACCCAAGGTCGACTCGGTCGTCGTCAAAGTCGTTCCTCGACCTAATCTTCTGGAT GTCGACTTCAAGGAGTGGGATGGTTTGATGCGGATTTGCTTCGGGCGCAAAAATCGAACGCTGCACGCTCTGTTTCGACGGTCATCCATCCTGTCCATGCTGGAGGCGAACTACAAGACGTGGTGTACCCTCAACAACTGTGCGCCCACGTCCCAGCCGTTCCGCGACTTCTGTTTAGGTGTCCTCAGCGAGACTGGTTTAGGCGAGCGACGGAGCGTCACCATCGACATCGACACAtatttctctcttcttctcgccttcaaCAAGAAGGGAATCCACTTCGTCAACGTTGCCAACCTACCTGCGGGCTCCGCAGGAAAAGCAGCCGGCAGCGGGTCGGCGGAGAACTCCATGGCTG GCATCGATGAATTCTTCTTTtacgacgaagaaaaagacaagggTGATGACGACGAAGATATGTGA
- a CDS encoding putative pre-mRNA-splicing factor gives MAAKHHPDLIMCRKQPGIAIGRLCEKCDGKCPICDSYVRPHTLVRICDECNYGSYQGRCVICGGPGISDAYYCKECCQMEKDRDGCPKIVNLGSAKTDLFYERKKYGFKRGT, from the exons ATCCCGACTTGATTATGTGCCGCAAGCAACCGGGCATTG CCATTGGGCGGCTCTGCGAGAAGTGCGACGGCAAATGCCCCATTTGTGACAGCTACGTTCGACCGCACACGCTCGTGCGAATCTGCGACGAGTGCAACTACGGCAGCTACCAGGGCCGCTGCGTTATTTGCGGTGGACCGGGGATCTCCGACGCCTACTATTGCAAGGAGTGTTGCCAGATGGAGAAAGAT CGAGACGGATGCCCGAAAATCGTCAACCTAGGAAGCGCCAAGACAGATCTCTTCtacgagaggaagaagtacGGGTTTAAACGCGGAACTTAG